Proteins from one Setaria italica strain Yugu1 chromosome V, Setaria_italica_v2.0, whole genome shotgun sequence genomic window:
- the LOC101768952 gene encoding stigma-specific STIG1-like protein 1: MRKATIFLMALALALAAAAPLQVAAPPPLRRSRFLANANFPPPLSFYDCSKKPPSICLQPGSPGATCCKGACVDTESSFQHCGNCNKACKYTQTCCEGKCVNTFTDHKNCGGCGVRCRTKCTNGYCDYAA; the protein is encoded by the coding sequence ATGAGAAAAGCCACCATCTTTCTCATGGCGCTcgccctcgcgctcgccgcggccgctcCCCTGCAagtggcggcgccgcctcccctcaGGAGAAGCCGCTTCCTGGCCAACGCCAacttcccgccgccgctgtcctTCTACGACTGCAGCAAGAAGCCTCCGTCCATCTGCCTCCAGCCCGGGAGCCCCGGCGCGACGTGCTGCAAGGGCGCCTGCGTCGACACCGAGTCCAGCTTCCAGCACTGCGGCAACTGCAACAAGGCGTGCAAGTACACGCAGACCTGCTGCGAGGGGAAATGCGTCAACACCTTCACCGACCACAAGAactgcggcggctgcggcgtcAGGTGCAGAACCAAGTGCACCAACGGCTACTGCGACTACGCGGCGTGA
- the LOC101769358 gene encoding uncharacterized protein LOC101769358, whose translation MAENLKPVALLLLLLNLSLYTILAIIGGWALNVSIERGFIIGPELRLPAHFHPIFFPIGNFATGFFVLFSLIAGVVGIASAMVGFNHLRSWNYHSQQPAAAFGLVAWALTVLAMGLACQEISLDRRNAKLGTMEAFTIVLTVTQFFYVLAIRGGNHGPVPVERHGNLA comes from the exons ATGGCCGAGAACCTGAAGCCCgtcgccctgctgctgctgctgctgaaccTGAGCTTGTACACCATCCTTGCCATCATCGGCGGGTGGGCGCTCAACGTCTCCATCGAACGCGGCTTCATCATCGGCCCCGAGCTGCGGCTCCCGGCTCATTTCCACCCGATTTTCTTCCCCATCGGCAACTTCGCCACCGGCTTCTTCGTGCTCTTCTCCCTGATCGCCGGCGTCGTGGGGATCGCCTCCGCCATGGTGGGTTTCAACCACCTCCGCTCCTGGAACTACCACAgccagcagccggcggcggcgttcggCCTCGTCGCGTGGGCTCTCACAGTCCTAGCCATGGGACTAGCTTGTCAGGAGATCTCCTTGGACCGAAGAAACGCCAAGCTG GGCACCATGGAGGCCTTCACGATCGTCCTGACAGTGACGCAGTTCTTCTATGTCCTCGCCATTCGGGGGGGGAATCATGGCCCAGTCCCGGTGGAACGCCACGGCAACTTGGCATGA